A region from the Zonotrichia leucophrys gambelii isolate GWCS_2022_RI chromosome Z, RI_Zleu_2.0, whole genome shotgun sequence genome encodes:
- the LOC135459837 gene encoding tetraspanin-3-like — protein MRRVMAVMALASLWCHQDAYRRSFAQSVLRFLGFIFWGAAVAHMFGGVAVILIFKNYRYLFQEAYLSLPGWLALVTALILLPTGVLAVSISVKSSCNQQGTLMYLLLLLLCLEMSSVALARSYCVRTASPLESAISYLVHQHNWTCSQDPGSSAVDEIQRKLHCCGVHNYTDWLKASSLHHPTCVPESCCKEKHSLCRGDLGHVEQLSEEGCLKKLEDQLCFSMLYIFWSCIVLSILEILAAVSNCILMRRQPFRELSMLDSYVFSQYYMY, from the coding sequence ATGAGGAGAGTTATGGCTGTGATGGCTCTGGCTTCCTTGTGGTGCCATCAGGATGCTTACCGTAGGTCCTTTGCTCAATCTGTGCTGAGGTTCTTAGGCTTCATCTTCTGGGGTGCTGCTGTAGCTCATATGTTTGGTGGAGTTGCAGTGATCCTGATTTTCAAGAACTACAGATATTTGTTTCAGGAGGCTTACTTGTCTCTCCCTGGTTGGTTGGCTCTTGTAACTGCACTTATATTGCTACCTACTGGAGTTTTGGCTGTCTCTATTTCTGTTAAGAGTTCCTGCAATCAGCAAGGGACTTTGATGtacttgctgctgctcctcctttgCTTAGAAATGTCTTCAGTAGCTCTGGCACGTTCCTACTGTGTTAGGACAGCTTCTCCGCTGGAAAGTGCTATCAGTTACCTTGTTCACCAGCACAACTGGACATGCTCTCAGGATCCTGGAAGCAGTGCTGTGGATGAGATACAGAGGAAGCTGCACTGTTGTGGGGTCCACAACTACACAGACTGGCTAAAGGCATCATCTCTGCATCATCCAACTTGTGTCCCTGAAAGCTGCTGTAAGGAGAAGCATTCCCTCTGCAGGGGAGACTTAGGCCATGTGGAGCAGCTTTCTGAGGAAGGCTGTCTAAAGAAGCTGGAAGACCAGTTGTGTTTTTCCATGCTCTACATTTTTTGGTCTTGTATTGTGCTAAGCATCCTGGAGATCTTGGCTGCTGTCAGCAATTGCATCCTCATGAGACGTCAGCCATTCCGTGAACTTAGTATGCTGGACTCGTATGTCTTCTCACAGTACTATATGTACTAG